One segment of Paenibacillus rhizovicinus DNA contains the following:
- a CDS encoding DUF309 domain-containing protein, with product MGNGRYPDAYESYLYEFHATRDYFECHELLEEYWKAHPDDGFGDTWVGLIQLAVGSYHYRRGNRRGATKMLDQAKGRIDRSRLAELGIDGDQLHALIDGAIAGVERNEAFVDVNIPICDERLAERMKLDAANHGLAWGAPSGTDDALIHRHTLRDRSDVVAARAAALAAKRNERAH from the coding sequence ATGGGCAACGGCCGATATCCGGACGCATACGAATCGTATCTATACGAGTTTCACGCAACGCGGGATTATTTCGAATGCCACGAGCTGCTCGAGGAATATTGGAAGGCGCATCCCGATGACGGATTCGGGGATACGTGGGTCGGTTTGATCCAACTGGCCGTCGGTTCCTATCACTACCGCAGGGGCAACCGGCGCGGAGCAACGAAAATGTTAGACCAAGCTAAGGGTCGTATCGATAGATCGCGGCTTGCGGAGCTTGGAATCGACGGGGATCAGCTGCATGCCTTGATCGACGGCGCGATCGCGGGCGTAGAGCGGAACGAGGCATTCGTCGACGTCAATATTCCCATATGCGATGAACGGCTTGCCGAACGAATGAAGCTGGACGCCGCGAATCACGGGTTGGCATGGGGAGCGCCTAGCGGAACGGACGATGCGCTGATTCATCGGCATACGCTTCGCGATCGCAGCGACGTCGTGGCGGCAAGAGCGGCCGCGTTGGCAGCCAAGCGGAATGAGCGCGCCCATTGA
- a CDS encoding ABC transporter ATP-binding protein — protein MMHRESGAQPRHEEHIRLDGVGLSYFTPREETEALRDISLSIGKGEFISIVGPSGCGKSTLLSLISGMLKPTSGKVLIDGAEVTEPSVKVGYMLQHDHLFEWRDVLGNVTVGAEIRRMEKQAAKRKGAELLARYGLGDFLRHAPAQLSGGMRQRVALIRTLVAEPDILLLDEPFSALDYQTRLTLSEEVFRIIKDQGKTAVLVTHDLSEAISMADRVLVMAKRPSTIAAVHDIVFDEGDRLSPWRKRQAAKYHDYFNAIWKELEDHVVSPL, from the coding sequence ATGATGCACAGGGAGAGCGGTGCGCAACCGCGGCATGAGGAGCATATTCGGCTGGACGGCGTCGGGCTGAGCTATTTTACGCCCAGGGAAGAAACCGAAGCGCTGCGCGATATTTCGCTCTCGATCGGCAAGGGCGAATTCATCAGCATCGTAGGCCCGAGCGGCTGCGGCAAGAGCACGCTGCTCTCCCTGATTTCCGGCATGCTGAAGCCGACGAGCGGGAAGGTCTTGATCGACGGCGCGGAGGTGACGGAGCCTTCCGTTAAAGTCGGATATATGCTGCAGCACGACCATTTGTTCGAATGGCGGGACGTGCTCGGCAATGTCACCGTCGGCGCGGAAATTCGGCGGATGGAGAAGCAGGCGGCGAAGCGCAAAGGCGCGGAGCTGCTCGCCCGGTACGGTCTCGGCGACTTCTTGCGCCATGCGCCGGCCCAGCTGTCGGGCGGCATGCGGCAGCGGGTAGCGCTCATCCGCACGCTCGTCGCGGAGCCGGATATCCTGCTGCTCGACGAGCCTTTCTCCGCGCTCGATTATCAGACGCGGCTGACGTTGTCGGAGGAAGTATTCCGCATTATCAAGGACCAAGGCAAGACGGCGGTGCTCGTCACGCACGACTTGTCGGAAGCCATAAGCATGGCGGACCGGGTGCTGGTCATGGCGAAACGTCCGAGCACGATCGCTGCGGTTCACGATATCGTCTTCGACGAAGGCGACCGGCTGTCGCCTTGGCGCAAGCGTCAGGCCGCCAAGTATCACGACTACTTCAATGCGATCTGGAAGGAGCTGGAGGACCATGTCGTCTCCCCTTTATGA
- a CDS encoding YxcD family protein yields MRIFTDEIINAVCLHMAERRGVSPTDVEVQLSWEEQYGFTAEVWVNGRSQYLVEANLLEAIEQYLYKQYQLRKFRSQITLDADEEFWADIED; encoded by the coding sequence ATGCGGATCTTCACGGACGAGATCATTAATGCCGTTTGCCTCCACATGGCGGAACGCAGGGGCGTCTCGCCGACGGATGTCGAAGTGCAGCTGTCATGGGAGGAGCAATACGGTTTTACCGCCGAGGTTTGGGTAAACGGCCGAAGCCAGTACTTGGTCGAGGCGAATTTGCTAGAAGCGATCGAACAATATTTGTATAAGCAATATCAGCTTCGCAAGTTCCGCTCCCAGATCACGCTGGACGCCGACGAGGAGTTTTGGGCGGATATCGAAGACTAA
- a CDS encoding 2-phosphosulfolactate phosphatase produces the protein MTVDMEVYRQRKYNARFEWGPEGVRALAPVSDVIVILDVLSFTTCVDVVVGRQGVVFPYLYKDGTAAEYALRKKALLAGNRGEPLSLSPSSLAAIQERTRIVLPSPNGATCSFIANDHACTVIAACLRNAAAVARFVRDTGGVVSVIASGERWPDGSLRPCFEDLAAAGALLSQLEGYRLSPEAQYAAAAYESSQRRLRQMLMESSSGQELIANGYSEDVEIAAQLNASQVIPILNDEAAYVAANARH, from the coding sequence GTGACCGTGGATATGGAAGTCTACCGGCAACGGAAGTATAATGCCCGTTTCGAATGGGGGCCGGAAGGCGTTCGCGCCTTGGCGCCGGTTTCGGATGTGATCGTCATTCTTGATGTCCTGTCGTTTACGACCTGCGTCGACGTCGTTGTCGGCCGGCAAGGCGTCGTATTCCCTTACCTCTACAAGGATGGGACCGCCGCCGAATACGCGCTGCGCAAGAAGGCCTTGCTTGCCGGCAACCGCGGCGAGCCGCTGTCCTTGTCGCCAAGCTCGCTTGCGGCGATCCAAGAACGGACGCGAATCGTTCTTCCTTCGCCGAATGGCGCGACCTGTTCGTTCATTGCCAATGATCATGCGTGCACCGTTATCGCGGCTTGTCTCCGGAATGCTGCCGCCGTTGCCCGCTTCGTCCGCGATACCGGAGGTGTCGTATCCGTGATCGCCAGCGGTGAAAGGTGGCCAGACGGGAGCTTGCGTCCTTGTTTCGAGGACTTGGCGGCGGCCGGTGCGCTGCTGAGCCAGCTGGAGGGCTATCGCCTCTCGCCGGAAGCGCAATACGCGGCTGCGGCATACGAGTCCAGTCAACGCCGTCTGCGTCAGATGCTGATGGAATCGAGTTCGGGTCAAGAATTGATCGCGAACGGCTATTCCGAAGATGTTGAAATCGCAGCACAACTAAACGCGAGCCAAGTCATCCCGATCCTGAACGACGAAGCTGCGTATGTCGCCGCGAATGCACGCCACTAA
- the ytxJ gene encoding bacillithiol system redox-active protein YtxJ: MTQQYKEIQSIEEWNAALEGSSSRPLVVFKHSTTCPVSANAYNEFANYLNSDAATGDADYVLVKVIESRPVSNQIAEDIAVKHESPQIILVKDKAKYWTASHWSITEAHMKAVMN, from the coding sequence ATGACGCAACAATACAAAGAAATCCAATCGATCGAGGAATGGAATGCCGCGCTGGAAGGCTCCTCCTCCCGCCCGCTCGTCGTGTTCAAACACAGCACCACTTGTCCGGTAAGCGCGAACGCGTACAACGAATTCGCGAACTACTTGAACAGCGACGCCGCAACTGGCGACGCGGATTACGTGCTTGTCAAAGTCATTGAATCCCGCCCCGTCTCCAATCAAATCGCCGAGGATATCGCGGTCAAGCACGAATCTCCGCAGATCATCCTCGTGAAGGACAAAGCCAAGTACTGGACGGCTTCGCACTGGTCCATTACGGAAGCGCATATGAAAGCGGTCATGAACTAA
- a CDS encoding ABC transporter substrate-binding protein, with amino-acid sequence MKKTIKPVLLLLVALLLTMTAACGKSSKSDELTTVKFSEVIRSIFYAPHYVAMSQGFFKEQGLNVDMNTAQGSDKGAAALIAGTADISMVGPETTIYIYNQKGDKTLKVFHQLTAKDGSFLLSREKIDNFKWSDLAGKTVIGWRPGSSPQMVLNSQLTKEQVAGVNVITNIASPAMAGAFTSGQGDFIQVFEPVASTLVKEGKAYYVASLGEDFGPYPETSYVATSDFIKSHPDIVKKFSAAVSEGAKWLNTASDDQIVSALRPYFEGTSDDLILQSVNRYKAQGTWPTDPELTQAQFDVLQNVLVENGVLKAEDKIGKMEDVVDMSFVQQLGKSK; translated from the coding sequence ATGAAAAAAACGATCAAACCAGTGCTTCTGCTGCTGGTTGCCCTGCTGCTTACGATGACGGCGGCCTGCGGCAAAAGCTCCAAATCGGATGAATTGACGACCGTCAAATTTTCCGAGGTTATCCGTTCGATTTTCTACGCGCCGCATTACGTTGCCATGTCGCAGGGCTTCTTCAAGGAGCAGGGCCTGAACGTGGACATGAACACGGCGCAGGGTTCCGACAAAGGCGCGGCCGCGCTGATCGCCGGCACCGCGGACATCTCCATGGTCGGACCGGAAACGACCATCTATATCTACAATCAGAAGGGCGACAAGACGCTCAAAGTATTCCATCAGCTGACCGCGAAGGACGGTTCCTTCCTGCTTTCCCGGGAGAAAATCGACAACTTCAAGTGGAGCGATCTCGCAGGCAAGACGGTCATCGGCTGGAGACCGGGCAGCTCGCCGCAGATGGTGCTGAACTCGCAGCTGACGAAAGAACAAGTCGCCGGCGTGAACGTCATCACGAACATCGCATCGCCCGCAATGGCAGGCGCGTTCACGAGCGGCCAAGGCGACTTCATTCAAGTCTTCGAGCCGGTCGCGTCGACGCTCGTCAAAGAAGGCAAGGCCTACTACGTCGCTTCGCTCGGCGAAGATTTCGGTCCTTATCCGGAAACGTCCTACGTAGCGACATCCGATTTCATCAAATCGCATCCGGACATCGTCAAGAAGTTTTCGGCTGCAGTCTCCGAAGGCGCAAAATGGCTGAACACGGCTTCCGACGACCAAATCGTCAGCGCATTGCGTCCTTACTTCGAAGGCACGTCGGATGATCTCATCCTTCAATCCGTCAACAGATACAAAGCGCAAGGAACATGGCCGACCGATCCCGAGCTGACGCAAGCGCAATTCGACGTGCTGCAGAACGTGCTGGTCGAGAATGGCGTGCTGAAAGCGGAAGACAAGATCGGCAAGATGGAAGACGTCGTCGACATGAGCTTCGTGCAGCAGCTCGGAAAGTCGAAGTGA
- a CDS encoding iron-sulfur cluster biosynthesis family protein: MHFTFSPSAVEQLSGPLSDGSKSLKLLYDTEGCGCVMSGVPTLLVVDEPEANDKLGSGSPYPVWYEPNYEVFFEPELKIDYNPSRNAFILKSDSQTYTPNLRLLNRNG; this comes from the coding sequence ATGCACTTTACTTTTTCCCCCAGCGCTGTGGAACAGCTGTCAGGACCGTTGTCAGACGGCAGCAAAAGCCTTAAACTGCTGTATGACACCGAGGGCTGCGGATGCGTCATGAGCGGCGTGCCGACGCTGCTGGTGGTCGACGAGCCGGAAGCGAACGACAAGCTCGGCTCCGGTTCGCCCTATCCGGTCTGGTACGAGCCTAATTACGAAGTGTTCTTCGAACCGGAGCTGAAGATCGACTACAACCCGTCGCGCAATGCGTTCATTCTGAAGAGCGACAGTCAAACGTACACGCCTAATCTGCGTTTGTTGAACAGGAATGGATAA
- a CDS encoding ABC transporter permease encodes MSSPLYERYLRAQRRRQWLIWLTRLVLLAAFLFLWEFAARWQWVDSMLTSKPSQLWTSFRDLASGGSLYHHLWITSQETLIGIALSMVVGSAIAILFWWSTFASKVLDPYMVVLNALPKVALGPIFFIWLGDRYSVYGMAVAISVIVTIIMIESGFKEISRTKLRLMESFGATKLQMLGMVLLPASVPHLISTLKVNVGLTLVGVIMGEFLSSKAGLGYLIIYGGQVFQMNLVMVSIALLALLSVVLYGLVNLLERFAKRNYHHES; translated from the coding sequence ATGTCGTCTCCCCTTTATGAACGCTACCTCCGGGCTCAGCGGCGCAGGCAGTGGCTGATTTGGCTGACTCGGCTCGTGCTTCTGGCAGCATTTCTCTTCTTATGGGAATTCGCGGCACGCTGGCAATGGGTCGATTCGATGCTTACGAGCAAGCCGTCCCAGCTATGGACGTCATTTCGCGACCTGGCAAGTGGAGGCAGTCTGTATCATCATCTATGGATTACCTCGCAGGAGACGCTGATCGGCATCGCGCTTTCGATGGTGGTCGGATCGGCGATCGCGATTCTGTTCTGGTGGTCGACGTTCGCCTCGAAGGTGCTCGATCCGTATATGGTCGTGTTGAACGCACTGCCGAAGGTGGCGCTGGGGCCGATATTTTTCATCTGGCTAGGTGACCGGTACTCGGTGTACGGCATGGCGGTCGCGATTTCCGTTATCGTGACGATCATTATGATCGAGAGCGGATTCAAGGAAATCAGCCGCACGAAGCTCAGGCTTATGGAGTCGTTCGGTGCGACCAAGCTGCAAATGCTGGGGATGGTGCTGCTGCCGGCAAGCGTGCCTCACCTGATCTCGACGCTCAAGGTGAACGTCGGACTGACGCTCGTCGGCGTCATCATGGGCGAGTTTCTATCCTCGAAAGCAGGGCTGGGTTATCTGATCATCTATGGCGGCCAAGTGTTCCAAATGAATTTGGTCATGGTCAGCATCGCGCTGCTCGCGCTGTTGTCCGTGGTCTTGTACGGGCTCGTGAACCTGCTGGAACGTTTCGCGAAGCGCAACTACCATCATGAGTCATGA
- a CDS encoding carboxypeptidase M32 — translation MTTSGENEVLALFTERIALIKSYEEALAVLYWDLRTGAPRKGMDVRSEAIGNLSGQMFKLSTAPELGDWLTVLEAPTTYAALNEVHQRLVTETRKDYDRSVKIPPKLYQEYVVLTSQAESMWEEAKGNSDYASFEPFLDKIINYTNQFIDLWGVKGTRYDTLLDMYEPGMTTEQLDRVFGGLREKLVPLSAAIAASPHQPETGFLEQTYAKDAQKKFSLFILEQMGFDFAAGRLDESAHPFATGLNPGDVRITTRYLEGDVTSALFGTIHEGGHALYEQNIRQDLVGTTLATGTSMGIHESQSRFWENVIGRSMNFWSRYYGDLQKHFPGQLDVPVEDFYRATNVVQPSLIRIEADELTYNLHIIIRYEIEKLIFNEGVKASELPALWNAKYKEYLGIEPPNDGEGVLQDVHWSGGAFGYFPSYSLGNMYAAQLTDTLERELPNFWELVENGDLLPIKNWLTDKIYQYGKLRTPSELIEGITGKPLDPDYLVEYLKKKYTGIYKL, via the coding sequence TTGACGACATCAGGCGAAAACGAAGTATTGGCATTATTCACGGAACGAATCGCTCTTATCAAGAGCTACGAGGAAGCATTGGCCGTGCTTTATTGGGATTTGCGCACGGGAGCGCCGCGCAAAGGGATGGACGTCCGTTCGGAGGCGATCGGCAATCTGTCCGGGCAAATGTTCAAGCTGTCGACGGCGCCCGAACTGGGTGATTGGCTGACGGTGCTCGAAGCGCCGACTACATACGCGGCACTAAACGAGGTCCATCAGCGGCTCGTAACCGAAACGCGCAAGGATTACGACCGCAGCGTCAAAATCCCGCCAAAGCTTTATCAGGAATACGTCGTCCTGACGTCGCAGGCGGAATCGATGTGGGAAGAAGCGAAGGGAAACAGCGATTATGCTTCCTTCGAACCCTTCCTCGATAAAATCATCAACTATACGAACCAATTCATCGATCTCTGGGGCGTCAAAGGCACGCGTTACGATACGCTGCTCGACATGTACGAGCCGGGCATGACGACCGAACAGCTCGATCGCGTGTTCGGCGGCCTGCGGGAGAAGCTCGTTCCGCTGTCCGCGGCGATCGCGGCATCGCCGCATCAGCCGGAAACCGGATTTCTGGAGCAAACGTATGCGAAAGACGCGCAGAAGAAGTTCAGCCTGTTTATTCTCGAGCAGATGGGCTTCGATTTCGCCGCCGGCCGCCTGGACGAGAGCGCGCATCCGTTCGCGACAGGCTTGAATCCGGGAGACGTGCGGATTACGACGCGTTATCTCGAAGGCGACGTGACGAGCGCGCTGTTCGGCACGATTCACGAAGGCGGACATGCGCTGTACGAGCAGAACATTCGCCAAGACTTGGTCGGCACGACGCTTGCGACGGGAACGTCCATGGGCATTCACGAATCGCAGTCCCGCTTCTGGGAGAACGTGATCGGCCGCTCGATGAACTTCTGGAGCCGCTACTACGGCGATTTGCAGAAGCATTTCCCTGGCCAGCTGGACGTGCCGGTCGAAGACTTCTATCGTGCGACAAACGTCGTGCAGCCGTCCCTGATTCGGATCGAAGCCGATGAATTGACGTATAACCTGCATATCATCATTCGCTACGAGATCGAGAAGCTAATCTTCAACGAGGGCGTGAAGGCATCCGAGCTGCCGGCGCTCTGGAACGCGAAATACAAGGAATACCTCGGCATCGAGCCGCCGAACGACGGCGAAGGCGTACTGCAGGACGTACACTGGTCGGGCGGCGCATTCGGCTACTTCCCGTCGTACTCGCTTGGCAATATGTACGCGGCCCAGTTGACCGATACGCTGGAGCGCGAGCTGCCGAACTTCTGGGAGCTGGTAGAGAACGGGGATTTGCTCCCGATCAAGAACTGGCTGACGGACAAGATCTACCAATACGGCAAGCTGAGAACGCCGTCCGAATTGATCGAAGGCATCACCGGCAAGCCGCTGGATCCGGATTACCTCGTCGAATACCTGAAGAAGAAGTATACCGGCATATATAAACTGTAA
- the speD gene encoding adenosylmethionine decarboxylase, with the protein MKLTSEQRITLHGFNNLTKSLSFNMYDICFTKTKEEREAYIAYIDQQYNADRLTAILKSVADIIGAHVLNVAKQDYEPQGASVTMLVSEGPIETAPNESFEESPGPLPDAVVMHLSTSHITVHTYPEYHPDEGISTFRADIDVSTCGEISPLKALHYLIRSFDTDIMTMDYRVRGFTRDINGYKLFIDHEISSIQNYIPDEIKSLYHMIDVNVYQENIFHTKCKLREFDLNNYLFGYTKDTLSAEEQAEIEKSLKWEMDEIFYGKNMVFT; encoded by the coding sequence TTGAAATTAACGTCCGAGCAGCGGATCACTTTGCATGGGTTCAACAACTTGACGAAATCGCTTAGCTTCAACATGTATGACATCTGCTTTACGAAAACGAAAGAAGAACGCGAAGCGTATATCGCTTACATAGATCAACAATACAATGCGGACCGTTTGACGGCGATCTTGAAAAGCGTTGCCGACATCATCGGTGCCCATGTGTTGAACGTGGCCAAGCAGGATTACGAGCCGCAAGGCGCGAGCGTGACGATGCTGGTGTCGGAAGGGCCGATTGAAACGGCTCCCAACGAGTCGTTCGAGGAATCGCCCGGGCCGCTTCCGGATGCGGTCGTCATGCATCTCAGCACGAGCCATATTACGGTGCATACGTACCCGGAATATCACCCGGATGAAGGCATCAGTACTTTCCGGGCGGATATCGACGTCTCCACATGCGGCGAAATTTCTCCGCTCAAAGCGCTTCATTATCTGATCCGTTCGTTCGACACGGACATCATGACGATGGATTACCGGGTTCGAGGATTCACGCGCGACATCAACGGCTACAAGCTGTTCATCGACCATGAAATCAGCTCCATCCAGAACTATATTCCGGATGAAATCAAGTCGTTGTACCATATGATCGACGTTAACGTGTATCAGGAAAATATTTTCCATACGAAGTGCAAGCTGCGGGAATTCGATCTGAACAATTATTTGTTCGGCTATACGAAGGACACGCTAAGCGCGGAGGAACAAGCGGAGATCGAGAAGAGCTTGAAGTGGGAGATGGACGAAATCTTCTACGGGAAGAATATGGTGTTTACTTAA
- a CDS encoding beta-class carbonic anhydrase, translating to MNRIQDILAFNEQFVENRDYEKYVTDKFPDKRMVIVTCMDARLTELLPKALNLRNGDAKIIKNAGAIVTQPFGNIMRSVLVALYELGADEVVVIGHHECGMTGLNPDVVIGHMLESGVSEETIRTLSNSGMHLERWLTGFDNVRDSVERSVGIIKNHPLLPPGTPVHGLIIHPTTGKLDLIVDGYE from the coding sequence TTGAACAGAATTCAAGACATTCTAGCATTTAATGAACAATTCGTGGAGAACCGCGATTATGAGAAGTACGTGACCGATAAATTCCCGGACAAAAGGATGGTCATCGTAACCTGCATGGACGCGCGTCTGACGGAGCTGCTTCCCAAAGCGCTCAACCTGCGCAACGGCGATGCCAAAATCATTAAAAACGCCGGCGCGATCGTCACGCAGCCGTTCGGCAATATCATGCGCAGCGTGCTCGTCGCTCTGTACGAGCTTGGCGCCGACGAAGTCGTCGTTATCGGCCATCACGAATGCGGCATGACGGGCTTGAACCCGGACGTCGTCATCGGCCATATGCTCGAAAGCGGCGTATCCGAAGAAACCATCCGGACGCTGAGCAATTCCGGCATGCACCTGGAACGCTGGCTGACCGGCTTCGACAACGTGCGGGACAGCGTCGAGCGAAGCGTCGGCATCATCAAGAATCACCCGCTGCTGCCGCCGGGCACGCCGGTTCACGGCTTGATCATTCATCCGACGACGGGCAAATTGGATCTCATCGTAGACGGGTACGAATAA
- a CDS encoding glycosyl hydrolase family 18 protein produces the protein MQNRIKWTSVIAVTLALQAGLTTFAASDAQAAADQGNYYRVYQNDQALREFKTSTSAISYAKSFAYAHVEKITGRQWVWDNFPRYKVYENGVSSPGREFQTLAEAKQFAGKTKFAQIRDLEAPGYVHANFPNYRLYQGDKTLADWSFATLAEAKKAASSYANSHIMDLAANQWVWDNLSEAQEAAQRASTAKYALFKNGVPLGGDAYSFLLDAIRGSANKPGTVIINELTNQVVHSNIPSFTVIQSGPALGSYYSLYSAIAYAKTLAGATVLKDGVPWWTNMPYLSVFQGNKLLRTFNTRKSAVQFAAQYKDSAVVTADSRTIWDNESKLLYLGWNGSSNTQTILSQLGQTQGLDVDSPSWFELAAANGSITDDSDAALVDSLRSSGIKLTPLVSNQFDSKLTSAFLRDPVAKTKFITTLVAKLAELHVAGVNVDFEGLAGSDRALYTEFIRSLTAVAHQAGLTVSIDLPRGDVLWDAKTAYDHSALAGIVDMIIIMAYDQHWQGGSEAGSVAELDWTEQGVQQFLAYGIPRSKMMLGIPFYVREWRVDSAGKPVGSQAIYMKSIADLVQSTGAKGSYDAASGQIKYKYNGQDGYTHVFWAETPDTIKARAEIAKKYDLAGIAAWRLGFEQDTLWHVLLQQK, from the coding sequence ATGCAAAACCGAATCAAATGGACCTCCGTTATTGCCGTTACTCTGGCCTTGCAAGCCGGTTTGACGACGTTCGCCGCTTCGGATGCGCAAGCCGCCGCCGACCAAGGGAACTACTATCGCGTCTATCAGAACGATCAAGCGCTTCGAGAATTCAAGACCAGCACGAGCGCGATCAGCTATGCCAAATCGTTCGCTTACGCCCACGTGGAGAAGATCACGGGCCGCCAATGGGTATGGGACAATTTCCCGCGTTACAAAGTCTACGAGAACGGCGTTTCGTCGCCGGGCCGGGAATTCCAAACGCTGGCGGAAGCCAAGCAATTCGCGGGCAAAACCAAGTTTGCCCAAATTCGCGATCTGGAAGCGCCGGGATACGTGCATGCCAACTTCCCGAATTACCGGTTGTATCAAGGCGATAAGACGCTTGCCGACTGGTCGTTCGCAACGCTTGCGGAAGCTAAGAAAGCCGCCAGCTCGTACGCCAATAGTCATATTATGGACTTAGCGGCGAACCAATGGGTATGGGATAATTTATCGGAGGCGCAGGAGGCTGCCCAGCGGGCTTCCACGGCGAAATACGCCTTATTCAAAAACGGCGTGCCGCTCGGCGGCGATGCTTACAGCTTCTTGCTCGATGCCATTCGCGGATCAGCCAACAAACCTGGAACGGTGATCATCAACGAATTGACGAACCAGGTCGTACATAGCAATATTCCATCCTTCACCGTCATTCAATCGGGACCGGCGCTCGGTTCTTATTACAGCCTTTACAGCGCGATCGCTTATGCGAAGACATTAGCCGGCGCAACGGTCCTGAAGGATGGCGTTCCATGGTGGACGAACATGCCTTATTTATCTGTTTTCCAAGGCAACAAACTGTTGAGAACCTTCAATACCCGCAAGAGCGCGGTGCAATTCGCCGCCCAATACAAGGACAGCGCCGTCGTCACGGCGGACAGCCGGACGATCTGGGACAACGAGAGCAAGCTGCTCTACCTCGGGTGGAACGGTTCATCCAATACGCAGACCATACTCTCCCAGCTCGGCCAGACGCAAGGCTTGGACGTTGATTCTCCTTCCTGGTTCGAGCTGGCGGCCGCGAACGGCTCGATAACGGATGACTCCGATGCCGCGCTCGTCGATTCGCTTCGATCGTCGGGCATCAAGCTAACGCCGCTCGTCAGCAATCAATTCGACAGCAAGCTGACCAGCGCCTTTCTGCGCGACCCCGTCGCCAAGACCAAATTCATCACAACTCTGGTCGCCAAGCTCGCCGAGCTGCATGTCGCCGGCGTCAATGTCGATTTCGAAGGTCTCGCCGGCAGCGACAGGGCGCTGTATACCGAGTTTATCCGCTCGCTCACGGCCGTTGCCCATCAAGCAGGGCTCACGGTGTCCATCGACTTGCCGCGCGGCGACGTGCTGTGGGATGCCAAAACCGCCTACGATCATAGCGCCCTCGCAGGCATCGTCGACATGATTATCATTATGGCCTACGACCAGCATTGGCAAGGCGGCAGCGAAGCCGGTTCCGTCGCGGAGCTCGACTGGACGGAGCAAGGCGTGCAGCAATTCCTTGCTTACGGCATTCCCCGAAGCAAGATGATGCTCGGCATTCCGTTCTACGTACGCGAATGGCGTGTCGACTCCGCCGGCAAGCCGGTGGGCAGCCAGGCGATCTACATGAAGAGCATCGCCGATTTGGTTCAATCCACTGGCGCGAAAGGCTCGTACGATGCCGCCTCCGGACAAATCAAATACAAGTATAACGGCCAAGACGGCTATACCCATGTCTTCTGGGCCGAGACGCCGGATACGATCAAAGCGCGCGCGGAAATCGCGAAGAAGTACGATCTGGCCGGCATAGCCGCGTGGCGGCTTGGCTTTGAGCAAGACACATTATGGCATGTGCTGCTGCAGCAGAAATAA
- a CDS encoding class I SAM-dependent methyltransferase codes for MTSINEWNANQYDDKLDFVSALGKGVIELLRPAPGERILDLGCGTGDLTEELAKSGAIATGMDLSENMIASAKIKFPQIDFRTGNAEAFTVDAAYDAVFSNAALHWMKNPERVIACVWNALNGGGRFVAEFGGRGNCETIIDALGEALKEDYGIDAAALNPWYFPSIAQYAKLLEDQGFDVKFALHFDRPTQMKDGEDGLGHWLAGFADDFVKGFTEQQRDALFAKVGSKTRTALFRDGSWHVDYKRLRVMAIKPQDESPVHLRT; via the coding sequence ATGACATCTATCAATGAATGGAATGCCAATCAGTACGACGATAAGCTTGATTTCGTTTCGGCTTTGGGGAAAGGCGTAATCGAGCTGCTGCGTCCGGCGCCTGGCGAGAGGATTCTTGATTTGGGCTGCGGGACCGGCGACTTAACGGAAGAGCTCGCCAAATCCGGGGCCATTGCAACCGGCATGGACTTGTCCGAGAACATGATCGCTAGCGCGAAAATCAAATTTCCCCAAATCGATTTCCGCACCGGCAATGCCGAAGCTTTCACGGTGGACGCTGCCTACGATGCCGTATTCTCGAACGCCGCCCTGCATTGGATGAAGAATCCCGAACGGGTAATCGCATGCGTCTGGAACGCATTGAACGGCGGGGGCCGTTTCGTTGCCGAATTCGGCGGCCGCGGAAATTGCGAGACGATCATCGATGCCTTAGGCGAAGCGCTGAAAGAAGATTACGGCATCGATGCGGCAGCCCTTAATCCCTGGTATTTCCCGAGCATCGCGCAATACGCCAAGCTGCTGGAGGACCAAGGCTTCGACGTGAAATTCGCCTTGCATTTCGACCGCCCGACGCAGATGAAAGACGGCGAAGACGGTCTCGGCCACTGGCTCGCGGGCTTCGCTGACGATTTCGTCAAGGGCTTCACGGAACAGCAGCGGGACGCCTTGTTCGCCAAGGTCGGTTCGAAAACGCGCACGGCGTTGTTCCGGGACGGATCCTGGCATGTCGATTACAAGCGGTTGCGCGTAATGGCGATTAAGCCGCAGGACGAGTCGCCCGTTCACCTTCGCACCTGA